The Oscillatoria acuminata PCC 6304 genomic interval GCCTGATGAATTTACGGACAACAGCTAGAAACATTAAGGGGATTGGGTTTGGGACATTTTTGGACATTTTTGGAGTTACGGACAGCAGAGGAATGGTTGGGGGGAGGGATGATGAATCCTTGATTTTTTCGGGTTGCTCTTTTACGGTAAATTTACGGACAGCAGCTAGAAAAATTAATGGGACTAGGTTTCAGCGATTTTGGGGCAAGTTTCAGTTTACGGACAGCAGGGGAATGAGGGGTGGTCATTGGTCCTTAGTCCTTGGTCCTTGGTCCTATGAGGAAGGAAGTTGCTTGCTACTTTGACAGTTGACAGTAGATAGTGGACAGTGGATAGTGTTGATAGTTGATAGTAGATGGTAACTATCCACGGACAAATGACCAATGACAAACGACCCACGATAAATGACAAAGGACCAATGACAAATGACCAATCCCCCCGGACAACAAACGGTTTTAAATGTCAATCCCTATCTGGAACTGAATAATCATGGCAAGGTGATGCGTCTGGAGTTGACGGACAGTCGCCATGTGTTTGGACGCGATCGCAGTTCGGGGGCGGATTTGCTAGTTCCCCCAGATTGGCAAATTATTGGGCGTGCTCATGCGGTTTTGGCGAAGGTGGGGAGTGAGTATCACATTTATGATGGCGATGGACAGCGCCCAAGTACCAATGGGTTATTTATCGATCGCACTCGGATTACCCCCAAGGAAGGGTTTCTGATGCGCGATGGCACGCAAATTCGCATCGGTCAAAATCCTAAAGACCAAATCTTACTCACTTATATTAATCCGGCGAGTGCCGGTGCGCCTCCGACGGTGCGATCGCTCTCGTTAGCAGGGCGATCGGTGGTGTTGGGACGGGACCCATCCTGCAATCTCCAACTGGATGCACCCATTGTCTCCCGTCGTCATGCGGTGATTGATAATTATACGATAACAGATTATAGCACAAATGGAGTATTTGTCAATGGTCAACGGGTGAAGACTTCCCAGCGTCTCACTGATGGCGCAACGATTCGGATTGGTCCGTTTACGTTGTTACTCCGGGGGGATGAGTTACAGGTTCTCGATCGCGGCAATCAGATTCGCTTGGATGCAGAGAGTTTGGTCCGTGAGGTGAAAGATGGGCAAAAAGTCAAGCGGTTGTTAAATCAAGTGACCCTGGCGATCGAACCCGGACAGTTTGTGGCATTGGTGGGGGGGAGTGGTACGGGAAAGTCTACTCTGATGCGGACTTTATTGGGAATTGACCCGACAACACAGGGGCGGGTGTATATTAATGGAGATGATTTGCGAACAACGTTTAATATATATCGCACTCAAATCGGGTATGTCCCCCAGGATGATATTATCCACGGACAGCTAACGGTGAGAGAAGTGCTGAGTTATGCGGCGAAATTACGCTTGCCACCGGATACGGATGTGGAGGCGGTGGTTACCAAGACTCTCGCGGAAATTGAAATGGGCGATCGCGAAACGGTCCCGGTGAATCAACTGAGTGGGGGTCAGCGCAAACGGGTGAGTATCGGGGTGGAATTACTCGCGGACCCGAAATTATTCTTTTTAGATGAACCGACTTCGGGACTTGACCCGGGGTTAGATAAAAAAATGATGCAATTGTTGCGGAAGTTGGCGGACCAAGGGCGGACGATTGTGTTAGTCACCCATGCGACGGCGAATATTAAACTGTGCGATCGGGTGGTCTTTATGGGACGGGGAGGATATCCCTGTTATTTTGGTCCCCCGGATGAAGCGTTCCAATTTTTCCGCATTAATTCCGGTGATTTTGCGGATATTTACAACGAACTGGAACAAGGAGAAGAACACGCGGCACAATGGGCGAATGTCTTTCGGCAGTCCCCCTATTATCGCAATTATGTAGAAAATCATTTAAGTACCGGCAAAGGGTCGGCAGTCGCCCCTCCCAGTCAAGTCAAACCCTCCGGTTTCCAGCAGCTTTCTCTCCTGACTCAACGCTATTTTAAATTGGTGCAACGGGACCCAATCAACTTAGGGTTGGTGTTATTAACCGCCCCCATTGGCATTAGTTTAATTACCTTAGCGATTCGAGACCAAGACCCGTTAATCGGGGAACCAGAAGCAACTTTAGCACCCTTAGCCCTCCGGGTGTTATTTGTGTTTACCTGTGCCGCAATTTGGATTGGACTTTCGACTTCCTTGCAAGAAATTGTCAAAGAATGGGCGATTTATATGCGGGAACGGTTGGTCAATTTAGGACTATTTCCCTATTTAGGTTCTAAACTGTTGATTTTAGGGGGATTAGCCCTGCTGCAAACGGTGTTAATGGTAGCAGCAATTTTAATTGGATTTAAAAGCCCCCAACCGGAGTTAATTCCCTGGGCGATCGGGGTGGCAATTAGTACAGTTTTGACCCTGTTTACCAGTATGAGTCTAGGATTGCTGGTGTCTGCCTTGGTTAAAAATAGTTCCCAGGCGAATAGTTCTTTACCCCTATTATTGCTACCGCAAATTATTTTTGCGGGGGTATTATTTAGCATGGAAGGGGTGGGACGAGTGATTTCCTGGGTGATGCTGAGTCGGTGGTCCGTGGGGGCCTATGGGTCATTGGTGAATGTCAATGCAATGGTCCCGGAAGCGACAGTGTTGCCCGATGGAACAACGATGCCCTTGCCTTTTGAACCCACGGCAATTTATGACCCAACTTGGGAAAATTTGGGGTTAAATTGGGGGATGTTGTTATTGCACGCCACGGTGTATTTAGGATTGACTTTGTGGGTGCAAAAGCGTAAAGATATTTTTTGAGGGAGAGAAGTGACCGTCAACGGACTGAATTATCCCGCTAAGATGTCTGTTCAGAATTGAATCAAGGAAGAAGAAACCGGGGTTCTGCGCCTGATTGATTGCTGGTGATCAAAAATTTGAACAGAACCCCGGTTTCTAGCGTTTACGATATTGATGCCGGGGAGATTTTCAAGGATTCCGGGAGAATCACTCTCAGGATAGAGGCCAGAAGATAGAAATATTGATTAAATTAAAGATTCCTTGTTCTATCTGGATAGGGCTACATCCAGAGTGGGGCGATCGCCTTGATTATAAAAAAAAACATGATAAACTCCCAAGCCAATTCTAACATGGAATTATTAGGGGCAGGCCGTTCCGGTGAGGTCTTTTTATTGGACAGTCCCCACGGCAAAATTGCTCGAAAAATATTTTATGGCGATAAAATCACTCATTTAATTCATTACTTCTTTTTCGGCGCACCCAACCCCTATATTTGGAATGAGGATGCGTTAAATTGTGCCTATTATCGGCGCAGAATCTTACAAAATTTGGTGCAATTTTGGTTTGGGAACCACCTGACGGTTGCCAATGCTACCGATCGCGGATGGAATGAGGAAAGCAAGTCTTATCAACTGGATACAGAGTTTAGTCCCGGTGAAGCAGTTGCCTTGCATCATCCCTTTAATCATGATAAAGATTGGCAAGTAGAGGTACTGGTTCATCGCGTGATGCAACCCTTGCAAAAATGGCTGATTAAATCTGGGTTTGATGGATTAGTCTGGCAAGCGGGAAAAGGAAATCCCGTCGCTTTAAATAATTTTTTATTAACCCAAAATGACAGAGACAACTATCAGTTTGTTTGGATTGATTTAGAATCGGGAGTTCCGGCATTAATTCCCTTGAATTTTCTCACCCTATTTACCTTTTACCTACCCAAATGTTTCTCCCATAAACGGCCCTTGTTTGATGATGTAGATATGGACCGTTTAAATGCCTACGTTGAAACTAATCGGATGGGGTTAGAAGATACTCTCGGGGTAAAAATCTATCAAGAAATGGTCTCTGATATCGAACACATGGGGTATCATCAACGAAATTTGAAAGAGATGCCCCGGTTTCAGAGAAGCATTTTTTATCAATTAAAAAAAGGTAAAATAACCGAGAATGAAGCCAATCGGTATCTCCAGAATCCTTGGCGATGGTATCTTCGAGAATTAATGCGATTAGGGCGGAAGGTTCCTTATAAGTTACTGGTTCGTCTACCTGTCAAACTGTTTAACTTTTTTACCTCTATTCCCTATTTGGGATTTATTCGCGGATTATTTAAGGTTCTGTTTTTGCGGCGATATCGATTGAAGGTGGCGACGGATTATGTTAGCCGGCGGTTGCAACGGTGGACGGAACGCAATCAACTCACTGATGAAGAATCAGACTATTTTTCACACCATTTACACAAGGATTATAGCAGCGAATATTTAGGAGACTTTGGCGTTCATTTGGGGATGAAAGTTTTTGTCAAGATTTTTGAATATATTATTTCTCCGTTGTTGTATGCGTTAGGCTTAATTAATGAAGGCACGTTAGTGCTTTTGATAATTTTTGGTGGTCCGATTTCTCGAACCTTATATACGTCTGTGCGGATGTTTCAAGCGGCAGGAGAAGGGAAAGAAATCCCCTGGGTGGCGTTTTTCATGGGATTAATTCCTTCTTTGTTGGGAAATATTGCTTATCCCTGCCAGATGATTTATTCTGCTTCCGGTTCTCGGGGGAAATTGGCGCGATTTATTGTCTACGATACCTTTAGTCGAGTGGGGGATAAGTTGCCGATTTGGGGTGGGGAAGATACTTTAACCGAGCATTATTTTAATCATGGGGCCGATCGCTTGGTTCGTTGGGTGAGTTTGTTAAGGCAACCCTTTCAACGCTCACATTCATGAGGGTTAGTTCTCACAGGGCAACGTCTCCATGATAGTGAGGACGTTGCACAGTGGAGGGTCAGTTATAGGCGACTGGTTTGTTCGATCGCCCAGGTTCCGGTTTCTTCATCCCAGATGAGGGACATTCGCAGGGTTTCGTTGGACACTCTGCTATCTTCTTCCATGATATAAGTTAAGGAAGTATCTACGATCGCAGAAAAGGGAGTGCTGGCGACTACATTAACATTATTAACAGTCACCCGGCGCACACTATTCCACCACTCGGTATAAGTATTATAATCTCCGGATTGATTGGTTTGAAATCGGGTATCGAGTTGGTTCCAAGACTGGGAATAGTTGCGGTCATTAATATTAGCATAATAGTCGATGACAGACTCTTCAGGAGTCGGGCGATCGCCTACAGGTTCTGTGGGTTCCGGGGTACTATCCGGCAGTTCCGGTTCCGCAGGGGGAATCACATCCACCGGCGTTTCCGGTTCCGCAGGGGGAATCACATCCACCGGAGGTTCCGGTTCCGCAGGGGGAATCACATCCACTGGCGTTTCCGGTTCCGAGGGCGGAATCACCACTGGGGGAGGTTCCGGTTCCGAGGGCGGAATTACCACTGGGGGCGGTTCCGGAGTCGTGGGTTGGGAATCTGTGGGTGGCGTTGGAGTGGGCGGTGGAGAATCGGAAGAGGGATTGTTTGTTGGGGGTGTTGCAATCGGGGAATCCGATGACATTTTGTCTTGAGCGATTCCAAATCCGATCAGAAAAGATACCGCTAATACTGCCGCAGCAACGCCGACTGCCCTGGGGGAAATCCCCGAGGGTCGAGGCGATGATTGTCGGTAGGGGGAAGGGGAGGAAGGGGGTACGGCGGCCCGATTTGCCGGGGCGATGGGGACTGTAGCAACTTGAGAAGGGGGTACGGCGGCACGATTTGCCGGGGCGATGGGGACTGTAGCAACTTGAGAGTTGACATCCGGTTTTAAGGCATCTAACATCTCTTGGGCAGTGGGAAAGCGATCGCAGGGATTAAACCGAATCGCGCGATCGAGAACCATCCCTAAACCCGGACTCACCGTGGGTGCATAGGACCGCCACAGAATCTCACCCGTTGCCGGATCCGTGGGAAATTCCTGGGGAATTTTCCCGGTAAGCATATAAATCGCCGTTAGCCCTAAACTATACAAATCGCTGGAATACAAAGGTCTACCGGCAGCTTGTTCCGCCGACATAAACCCGGGACTGCCAATGGCGATCGAGTTGGTTACCCCTCCGGAAGAACTCATCGCCGTTGCCATTGTTTCTTTCACCGCCCCAAAGTCGATCAGGAAAGGTACATCCTCCCCGGGGGAAAAACTGCCCGGGTTCGAGGGCCGCAACATAATATTATCCGGTTTAATATCCCGATGGACGATGCGGAAACTATGGACATAGGTGAGGACCGGCAAAATTTTCGTCAACAGCGATCGCACCTGGGCCTCACTCAGGGTCCCCAAGGTTTGGACCTTTTTCGTTAAAGTACCCCCTTCAATCCATTCTTGAACCAGATAAAACTGCCCCTCTAATTCAAAATAGGCAAACAACTTGGGGATTTGAGCATTTCCATCCCCCAATTGCTCCAAAACCGCTGCTTCCCGCGCAAATCGTTCCTGTACCATCTGGTAAATTGCAGGATTGCCCGTCACGGGTTTGAGCTGCTTAATGACACATCGGCGTTTAGAGGGCATTTGAGTATCTTCCGCCAAAAAAGTTTGGCCGAATCCACCCATCCCTAATTCTTGTAGGATACGATAGCGATTATTGAGCAGTACCGGGTTCATGAAATTTAACCGAGTAAGGGTTAGAACGACAATCACAGCGTTGGTGTAAATAATACAGCACAACGGTGGATTATTTTAAGTCTAGCAAACCACTTTCTTTGAGTTTGGGATTAAAGCGAATAGCCTCTTTAAGTCCCCGGGACTCCAGGACCGCTAACAAATCCGCTTCTACACGGCGGGACACCTGTTTTAAGAGTTTCATCTGGGTGAATTCGTCGATGGATTTTTCATATTTTTCCCGTTCCTCATCGGTCATCAGGGGTTTAACATCGATCGCCTGAGTCCATTGGCCTTCATCCGGGCCATTTCCTAGGGGTGTCTGCCCATTTTCTGCAATCCATGCTGCCCGGATTTCTTCTAAAATTGTTCGACTCGGGCGCTCAATCGTTTGAGCTTTAATCCAATAGCAACTGTTCGGTTTTCGCATCAGGTGCTGTTTCAGACTCAAAACAATATCTCGGGAATATCCGATATATTGTAAGGTTTTTTCTCCATCAAAAATGGCATAAACGCCCACTTTGCCTGTAAAATCGCTGTTGCAGTTGCCCTGGTCATCAAGATAGGGTAAAAATTCCAGAGTAGACAGGGGTGAAATATCGGTCATACGTGATATCCAGAAAAAAGTTCTTTGATGTGGACGAGAGGGAACAGTCGCGATCAGTACCGTGGCGTTCCCCCCCTAGACGATCCCCAAGGTTTAGGGATGATTTTAATTAAGTTTGCGATAGACCACACAAATGCGGCTGGGGTTAAAGATTTTGGCTTTAAACATAAAGTTCGGAGGGACATTAATTATAATATAATCGTCAGATTCATGATAGGGTTCAAACTCCCGAGGCATTCCCTTGGGAGTCTGTTCACTATAAGGAACAGGTTGGAACATTAACTCGGTAAATTCAACTTGATGGCACTGGGTGGCCTCAGCAATCTGATGAACAAACTCCGGGCTATTTAATAACTCAAATAGAACCGATTTGGCTTCCGGGTTGAGGGTAAAGCTGCCCCCAAAGTTTTGAACAATTTTAAGACCCATAAGAACTGCTGGTAATGACGACAACTGAATCGGGGTTGAGGGAAACACCCGGGTGGTCCGGGACCCTAGAAAAGGACTCGATGCCCTTAACCCTTAACCTATCTTATGGCAAGAGTTCCCCTTTGGGCCGCAGTGTTGGACCCTTGGGGGAGATTAATTGCGGAGTAGCAGGGTATTTTGGTGATTCTAACTTTTAGAATAAAAACAGAGATGGAGAGTAGAGAGGTTGTCTAAGGTGAGTACCCCACAAAGTTGGATCTGCGATGGAACCCCGAAAAATGGGCAGCATTACCCGAATTGTTCTGGCCCCCACCCTCCCCAGGAAAACCACACCCCAGACTGTATGATCTGTGGGTTACCTCGGGAGGCAATGACGGGGAAAAAGTCTCCCCGGGGCACTAAAACGGTCCTATCTGGAGGCAGGGGGTCGAATCTGCCGGGATTGGTGGCGATCGCCCTCCTGCTGTTATTACTGGGTGCAAGTGCCTGGTATCTGTTCGGACGAACTCGTGATCCCGAAATTGTAGAGAGCACTTCCGAGACTGTTGCCCTCTCACCCGGGGCAGCCAACCCGTTAGCAAACGTGAGTCAAACCGCAGTCAACGCCGAACTGATTAGTCAGGGGGAAAAGATTTTATTCAATCCCGGGATTAATTTTGCCCAAAAAGCAGCCGGGGCGACGGCATTTAGTCAAGATAACTGGACTGAAGCGGTGGCTCAATATCAACAAGCGGTACAAACTGACCCCAACGACCCGGAAGCAAAAATTTATTTTCACAATGCTCGGGCTAAACAAGCTGGAAATCCCCTGACAATTGCCGTAGTTGTCCCCATTTCTGCCAGTGAAAATTCCGCGAAAGAAGTATTGCGCGGAGTGGCATTACAACAAGAACGGTATAACAATGCTCCGCAACTACCGGGGCGATTATTAGAGGTGGTCATCGTTAATGAATCCGAACCAGGAAAAGCCCCTTCCATCGCCGAAGATTTGATTCAATCGCCCAATGTTTTGGGGGTGATGGGACATGGTGTAGATGCAGCATCTCGGGAGGCGATCGCCCGGTATGAACGCGCCCAATTAGCGGTTTTATCCCCCATTAGTACCAGTATTTCCAGTACCGTTCCCGGTGAATCTATCTTACAAACCATCTCCCTGGCTCAAAAAGCTAATGAGTTGTTTGCTAACTATTTAGAAGGAGTCGGCAAAACCCTGGCTACCTACGCCGAACAAACTGTTTCTTCCCCTGCCGTCGTGGTCTTTTATAACTCGGATAGTCCCTACAGTCAGCAATTAAAAGATGCCTTCAAAGCTGCCTTAGTGCAAACTCCGGGTCAAGTGGTGAAAGAGGTTGATATTACCCAAGGGGGATTTAATCCGGCAACCGAAGTGAGTGACGCCAGCCAAGTCGGGGCCAATGTGGGAGTTTTAGCACTGAGTAAGAACAAAGTGCAAACCGCTGTTGCGATCGCCCAAGCCAACGCCAACGCCGGAACCCCTCTCACCCTCCTCGGAGGAGACGAATTATATAATCCAAATATCCTCAAAGATGGAGATGCAGCCATCAACGGCTTAGTCCTAGCTGTCCCCTGGCGCTGGCAAGAAGGAGACGCCTTCGCCTCACAAGCGACCAATATTTGGCAAGGGAGAGTCAGTTGGCGGACTGCCACCGCTTATGATACCACCCAAGCCCTAGCCAATGCTATCACCCAACAACCCACAAGGGCCGAAACCTCACAACTGCTACAAAACGGCATTGCGATCGCTGGAACTGCCACAGATTTTAGCCTATTTGACCGCATTCCCCTAGTCCAAGCCGTTCCCGGGACCAGTGCCGGATTTCGTTATCAATTTGAACCCATTTAAAACAGCGATTTTCGCTAATTTTGGGCTAAAAATATCACTCAATTACCCGCTAATAATACCATGATTCGTTCCCGTCGTCAAATCTGGCAGTACCCCTTATTTCAAATTCCCTTAATCTTCATGGTAGGCTGTGCCATTGTTGCCGCTTTATCTGGGCTATTAGGATTTGGAAGACCTCCCGTTGCCGTGGCGATCGCGATCGACTATAGCGGCAGCACCTCCGGCATCGTCCGTCAACAAGAAATTCAAGCCGTTCAATCCTATATCAATCAAAACCAAACCCTCAAAAAACCCAACGCCATCCAAGTCTTTGGCTTTGCCAGCGACATTCGCGCCCTCACCACCGACTTTACCACCGATAACGAGCAAATCGAAACTCAATTCAACACATCCAGTCAACAACCGACCCTAGAACAAGAACTCGGAGGAGGAACTAACTTAAACCTAGCCATTCAACAGACAACAAATGCCCTAAGCAACATTGAAAACCGATGCCGAGAACTCCTCCTCGTCACCGATGGCATTGCCCCAATTAATGATACCATCATCCAGACTGCTCAAGCAGAAAACGTTAAAATCAATGCCGTCATTGTGGGGGGTGCTCAGTCCGATAAATTGCAACAAGCTACCCGTTTAACCGATGGACTTTATCTATCCGCAGAAGCGAGTAACCTTGAGCTTTTATTCACCCAAACCTTTTTCCGAGATTTTAACAGTAACTTGCGCTGGGTGATGTTTTGGTTATCCGGGGCTTTCATCTTTTTAATGTGGACCCTCACCCTCCCCTTAGATCGCTGGCTGTTCCAAGGAATCATGGGACTAGACATGACCCTAGCGGGTCAAATTGCCCTCGGTAACGCCTTATTTTGGACCATAGTCACCCTAATTGCCATTTGGAAAGGATTTGGCATCCCCTTTGGTAACCCTTGCTAATCCGGGCTTTGGGTGGGTGCAGGGATGCCAATCTGCCGGGATTTCCGTGGTGTCTGTGAGGGAGATAACCCAGAGGTGCGATCGCGATCGCCTCTCCAGGTTGTTCCCATCACCCCACCCCCTCCATTGCTCCAATACTATAAATACAGAAGCAACCCAGAGGTAATTCATCATGGCAACCCAAACCAAACAACTCCGCCAAAACACCTACACCACCTATCGCGACCCCATCACCGGCAAATGGTTAGTTTTAAAAGAACAACAACAAGCCGCATAACAGCATCATAGGCGATCGGTCTAAGTTATTTCCTCCAATAAAAACCCAAATATAGACCAAAGCAACTCCATCAATTCAGTTTAATAACATCTTTTAAAACTCGTTCCTAGGCAGAGCCTAGGAATTCTCCACTGGAGGCCACACCTCCTTTTCAAACCGCGTTAAACCTCATTAAAAACTCGTTCCTAGGCAGAGCCTAGGAATGCTCTATTGGAGGCTCTGCCTCCTTCTTCATCCATAAAAAACTCTCGGAAGAGTCCCCCTCCTCCGAGAGTCATTAATCAACCCAAACGATTAATTTGGATTCCGCACTCGCGCCAACAGTTCCTCCCGAGAAAGTTGGTAAATTAACCGACTCATGTCCAAAGGTGGAATCAGCAGCAAGGGGTCAATGATTGCGGATAATTCCGCATCAACCTCGCCAAACTTGGCTTGGAGCATCCCTTCAACCATCAGGCGTTGACCCTGTTGGATACCCTGCTGAGTG includes:
- a CDS encoding ATP-binding cassette domain-containing protein gives rise to the protein MTNPPGQQTVLNVNPYLELNNHGKVMRLELTDSRHVFGRDRSSGADLLVPPDWQIIGRAHAVLAKVGSEYHIYDGDGQRPSTNGLFIDRTRITPKEGFLMRDGTQIRIGQNPKDQILLTYINPASAGAPPTVRSLSLAGRSVVLGRDPSCNLQLDAPIVSRRHAVIDNYTITDYSTNGVFVNGQRVKTSQRLTDGATIRIGPFTLLLRGDELQVLDRGNQIRLDAESLVREVKDGQKVKRLLNQVTLAIEPGQFVALVGGSGTGKSTLMRTLLGIDPTTQGRVYINGDDLRTTFNIYRTQIGYVPQDDIIHGQLTVREVLSYAAKLRLPPDTDVEAVVTKTLAEIEMGDRETVPVNQLSGGQRKRVSIGVELLADPKLFFLDEPTSGLDPGLDKKMMQLLRKLADQGRTIVLVTHATANIKLCDRVVFMGRGGYPCYFGPPDEAFQFFRINSGDFADIYNELEQGEEHAAQWANVFRQSPYYRNYVENHLSTGKGSAVAPPSQVKPSGFQQLSLLTQRYFKLVQRDPINLGLVLLTAPIGISLITLAIRDQDPLIGEPEATLAPLALRVLFVFTCAAIWIGLSTSLQEIVKEWAIYMRERLVNLGLFPYLGSKLLILGGLALLQTVLMVAAILIGFKSPQPELIPWAIGVAISTVLTLFTSMSLGLLVSALVKNSSQANSSLPLLLLPQIIFAGVLFSMEGVGRVISWVMLSRWSVGAYGSLVNVNAMVPEATVLPDGTTMPLPFEPTAIYDPTWENLGLNWGMLLLHATVYLGLTLWVQKRKDIF
- a CDS encoding protein kinase domain-containing protein, whose protein sequence is MNPVLLNNRYRILQELGMGGFGQTFLAEDTQMPSKRRCVIKQLKPVTGNPAIYQMVQERFAREAAVLEQLGDGNAQIPKLFAYFELEGQFYLVQEWIEGGTLTKKVQTLGTLSEAQVRSLLTKILPVLTYVHSFRIVHRDIKPDNIMLRPSNPGSFSPGEDVPFLIDFGAVKETMATAMSSSGGVTNSIAIGSPGFMSAEQAAGRPLYSSDLYSLGLTAIYMLTGKIPQEFPTDPATGEILWRSYAPTVSPGLGMVLDRAIRFNPCDRFPTAQEMLDALKPDVNSQVATVPIAPANRAAVPPSQVATVPIAPANRAAVPPSSPSPYRQSSPRPSGISPRAVGVAAAVLAVSFLIGFGIAQDKMSSDSPIATPPTNNPSSDSPPPTPTPPTDSQPTTPEPPPVVIPPSEPEPPPVVIPPSEPETPVDVIPPAEPEPPVDVIPPAEPETPVDVIPPAEPELPDSTPEPTEPVGDRPTPEESVIDYYANINDRNYSQSWNQLDTRFQTNQSGDYNTYTEWWNSVRRVTVNNVNVVASTPFSAIVDTSLTYIMEEDSRVSNETLRMSLIWDEETGTWAIEQTSRL
- a CDS encoding GIY-YIG nuclease family protein, with protein sequence MTDISPLSTLEFLPYLDDQGNCNSDFTGKVGVYAIFDGEKTLQYIGYSRDIVLSLKQHLMRKPNSCYWIKAQTIERPSRTILEEIRAAWIAENGQTPLGNGPDEGQWTQAIDVKPLMTDEEREKYEKSIDEFTQMKLLKQVSRRVEADLLAVLESRGLKEAIRFNPKLKESGLLDLK
- a CDS encoding ABC transporter substrate-binding protein, translated to MSTPQSWICDGTPKNGQHYPNCSGPHPPQENHTPDCMICGLPREAMTGKKSPRGTKTVLSGGRGSNLPGLVAIALLLLLLGASAWYLFGRTRDPEIVESTSETVALSPGAANPLANVSQTAVNAELISQGEKILFNPGINFAQKAAGATAFSQDNWTEAVAQYQQAVQTDPNDPEAKIYFHNARAKQAGNPLTIAVVVPISASENSAKEVLRGVALQQERYNNAPQLPGRLLEVVIVNESEPGKAPSIAEDLIQSPNVLGVMGHGVDAASREAIARYERAQLAVLSPISTSISSTVPGESILQTISLAQKANELFANYLEGVGKTLATYAEQTVSSPAVVVFYNSDSPYSQQLKDAFKAALVQTPGQVVKEVDITQGGFNPATEVSDASQVGANVGVLALSKNKVQTAVAIAQANANAGTPLTLLGGDELYNPNILKDGDAAINGLVLAVPWRWQEGDAFASQATNIWQGRVSWRTATAYDTTQALANAITQQPTRAETSQLLQNGIAIAGTATDFSLFDRIPLVQAVPGTSAGFRYQFEPI
- a CDS encoding vWA domain-containing protein, whose amino-acid sequence is MIRSRRQIWQYPLFQIPLIFMVGCAIVAALSGLLGFGRPPVAVAIAIDYSGSTSGIVRQQEIQAVQSYINQNQTLKKPNAIQVFGFASDIRALTTDFTTDNEQIETQFNTSSQQPTLEQELGGGTNLNLAIQQTTNALSNIENRCRELLLVTDGIAPINDTIIQTAQAENVKINAVIVGGAQSDKLQQATRLTDGLYLSAEASNLELLFTQTFFRDFNSNLRWVMFWLSGAFIFLMWTLTLPLDRWLFQGIMGLDMTLAGQIALGNALFWTIVTLIAIWKGFGIPFGNPC